The stretch of DNA ATTTAAGTGCCTAAAGCCAATATCACTTAACGGCAAGATTGATCCACTGAACAAGTTGTTTATTGGTACTCGCTGGATATTGAATAAGTCAGGCCTTGGCGCAACCAATCACTTTGAGTCTTGCGGCTTTATTCGCTCTAAAGCGGGACTTGAATGGCCAGATCTTCAGTATCACTTCTTACCAGCAGCAATGCGTTATGACGGTAAAGAAGCCTTTGCTGGTCATGGTTTCCAAGTGCATATTGGCCATAACAAACCTAAGAGTCGCGGCAGCGTTAAAGTGGTATCAAGCGATGCTCATGTCGCGCCGAGCATTCAGTTTAACTATCTATCGCATCAAGATGATATTGAAGGATTCCGTGCTTGTGTACGCCTCACTCGCGAGATCATCAATCAACCTGCGTTAGATGAATATCGCGGCGAAGAGATCCAGCCTGGCACTGCAGTAGAAACAGATGAACAGATAGACAGCTTTGTAAGAAGTTCAGTTGAGAGCGCCTACCATCCATCATGTTCATGCAAAATGGGCGAAGATCCGATGGCAGTCGTAGACTCGCAAACGAGAGTGCACGGACTACAAAGCCTTAGAGTGGTTGATTCTTCAATATTTCCTACCATTCCAAACGGCAACTTAAACTCACCCACCATTATGTTAGCGGAACGCGCAGCCGATCTAATTTTGGGTAAAGCACCACTTGCACCAAGTCGTGCTGCTGTTATTACCGCTAATGACTGGCAACAGCAACAGCGGAATAAGGCACCAACAAGATAGCGCGTTTGATTTGCCTGTTTGTGCAATAGGCAAATCAAATGATGTCACCAGCGACCTGAAGGTGCTCGGCAATCGATATGCCGCATCTTCAAATAGTTGGGTATAGGCAACTGACCAGCCTAAGCCAAGTAGGGCTAAATGGTCTTAATCGCCACGTTTAATTTATCAAACCTTAACTTTCGTTAAAGCGACAGTTAAGGCTTGAGGGATTTTTGCAGCCTAAATTTGCTGCAAGTTGGTAAATATAAAATAAGAAAAGGATTTAAACCTATGTTTTATCTTAACAATAAGTTGGGAGCCCAATAATGACTACTTGGCTTACTATCGGGATATTATTTACTTTTACCGCCATCGCCTTTGTCATTTATCGCTGGGGGAATGTGAAATGTGTTGGTGTTACACCAGTGCGTACCTTTACCTTCATCGCGATTTTGTTTACCTCTGGCTTAGATGTGGGACTGATCATGTTCCCACTGACCGAATTTGCCGGCTACGCTGATTTAGGCGCCAGTCCAGAATATGGCTTTACCAATCCATTGGCCATTGAATTTGGCTTCTGGGCATTTCTCATCTGGGCATTTTACTTTTTAACTTGTTTCTATTTTTGCGTGATAGAACCAAGAGTGAAGTACTTTGAGATCCCTGTGATCAAGTTTATTAACAACATTGTGATTATTGGTACCTGTGCTTTTACCGCATACCTGTTATTAACCAACTTACCTTGGTATCTGCCGGAGATGGGCGATGGCGAAACCATTGTCAGTAGCTTCTATCTCATCGTATTTGTGATTATTGCGGTCGCCGTTTACTCAAGCACCAGTATTCGTTATGTACGCATTCTTAGCTTAGCCAGTACTTGGTTATTTCTAGGTTTGATCGCACTAATGTGGGCCGGTGCTTTCATGTCGGACGGCAGCGGAATTGGTGAGTTTGTTACAACCTTCGCATTAATTGGCGACTACTTTGGCAATATTCATCACTTTGTATTGCCACTGAATGATTACCATGAATTTTATCTTTTCTGGTGGTTTGCTTGGAGCATCATGATTGGCCAGTTCACCTCACGCTTTGTTGGCGGTATGCGAACTTACCAAGTCCTGATCGCGATGATGGTGTTCCCGTCACTGCCAATCGCAGTGTGGTTTACCGTGTTGTATTACTACAGCGCCAATGAGATAGCCACCACAGGGTTCTATAACCTCGCCATGGTCTTTGTGGGCATCACTTTTGTAGTGAACTCACTCGACTCCTTGATCCGCCTTTACACCGACAACCTTAACCTAACCGTTGAGCGCTTTGGCAAGACCAAATACATCATAGGTAATGTTGCTCTAATGAGTAGCCTTACCTTGTTATTCCAACTGAATTTCTTAGAAATTCAGTGGGTTGGCGCCTTAGCGATTGGTCTAATATTGACGTGCTTCGGCTATATCATGACAACTAAATATAAGAAAGTTGCCGCGATTGAACATTCACCAATAGAAAACAAAATTGATTTTAGCAAAATTGAATTAGCTAACTAAAAATAAAAAAGGGAAATGATGAAAACTACAATTAAAAATCTTGCACTAGT from Shewanella sp. Choline-02u-19 encodes:
- a CDS encoding choline transporter, with translation MTTWLTIGILFTFTAIAFVIYRWGNVKCVGVTPVRTFTFIAILFTSGLDVGLIMFPLTEFAGYADLGASPEYGFTNPLAIEFGFWAFLIWAFYFLTCFYFCVIEPRVKYFEIPVIKFINNIVIIGTCAFTAYLLLTNLPWYLPEMGDGETIVSSFYLIVFVIIAVAVYSSTSIRYVRILSLASTWLFLGLIALMWAGAFMSDGSGIGEFVTTFALIGDYFGNIHHFVLPLNDYHEFYLFWWFAWSIMIGQFTSRFVGGMRTYQVLIAMMVFPSLPIAVWFTVLYYYSANEIATTGFYNLAMVFVGITFVVNSLDSLIRLYTDNLNLTVERFGKTKYIIGNVALMSSLTLLFQLNFLEIQWVGALAIGLILTCFGYIMTTKYKKVAAIEHSPIENKIDFSKIELAN